From a region of the Eulemur rufifrons isolate Redbay chromosome 7, OSU_ERuf_1, whole genome shotgun sequence genome:
- the RNF7 gene encoding RING-box protein 2 isoform X2, with product MADVEDGEEPCTLASHSGSSGSKSGGDKMFSLKKWNAVAMWSWDVECDTCAICRVQVMVVWGECNHSFHNCCMSLWVKQNNRCPLCQQDWVVQRIGK from the exons ATGGCCGACGTGGAAGACGGCGAGGAGCCCTGCACCCTGGCCTCTCACTCCGGGAGCTCAGGCTCTAAGTCAGGAGGCGACAAAATGTTCTCTCTCAAGAAGTGGAACGCGGTGGCCATGTGGAGCTGGGACGTGGAGTGCGATACGTGCGCCATCTGCAGGGTCCAGGTGATGG tggtCTGGGGAGAATGTAATCATTCCTTCCACAACTGCTGCATGTCCCTGTGGGTGAAACAGAACAATCGCTGCCCTCTCTGCCAGCAGGACTGGGTGGTCCAAAGAATCGGCAAATGA
- the RNF7 gene encoding RING-box protein 2 isoform X1, producing MADVEDGEEPCTLASHSGSSGSKSGGDKMFSLKKWNAVAMWSWDVECDTCAICRVQVMDACLRCQAENKQEDCVVVWGECNHSFHNCCMSLWVKQNNRCPLCQQDWVVQRIGK from the exons ATGGCCGACGTGGAAGACGGCGAGGAGCCCTGCACCCTGGCCTCTCACTCCGGGAGCTCAGGCTCTAAGTCAGGAGGCGACAAAATGTTCTCTCTCAAGAAGTGGAACGCGGTGGCCATGTGGAGCTGGGACGTGGAGTGCGATACGTGCGCCATCTGCAGGGTCCAGGTGATGG aTGCCTGTCTTAGATGTCAAGCTGAAAACAAACAAGAGGATTGTGTTG tggtCTGGGGAGAATGTAATCATTCCTTCCACAACTGCTGCATGTCCCTGTGGGTGAAACAGAACAATCGCTGCCCTCTCTGCCAGCAGGACTGGGTGGTCCAAAGAATCGGCAAATGA
- the RNF7 gene encoding RING-box protein 2 isoform X3, producing MADVEDGEEPCTLASHSGSSGSKSGGDKMFSLKKWNAVAMWSWDVECDTCAICRVQMPVLDVKLKTNKRIVLWSGENVIIPSTTAACPCG from the exons ATGGCCGACGTGGAAGACGGCGAGGAGCCCTGCACCCTGGCCTCTCACTCCGGGAGCTCAGGCTCTAAGTCAGGAGGCGACAAAATGTTCTCTCTCAAGAAGTGGAACGCGGTGGCCATGTGGAGCTGGGACGTGGAGTGCGATACGTGCGCCATCTGCAGGGTCCAG aTGCCTGTCTTAGATGTCAAGCTGAAAACAAACAAGAGGATTGTGTTG tggtCTGGGGAGAATGTAATCATTCCTTCCACAACTGCTGCATGTCCCTGTGGGTGA